A stretch of DNA from Paenibacillus albus:
GCCAGCGCCTTAATAAGCGCAGCCAGCCGGCTCCCGTCATGTTATGTATAGCGATTATATGAACTTCAAATTATAGGAGGATTTCAACTAATGAAACTCGAAAAATTCGCGTCACCAACTGAAGGACAACAAATTACAATCGATAACGGCGTGCTTCAAGTGCCGAACAACCCAATCGTACCTTTCATCGAAGGCGACGGCACAGGCCGTGACATCTGGAAAGCGTCCAAGCGCGTTCTGGATGCAGCTGTTGAGAAAGCATACGGCGGCGAGAAGAAGATCGCTTGGTACGAAGTGTTCGCCGGCGAGAAAGCATTCAATACTTACGGCGAATGGCTGCCAGCTGATACGCTGACTGCAATCCGCGAATATATCGTAGCGATCAAAGGTCCTTTGACTACGCCAATCGGCGGCGGTATCCGTTCCCTGAACGTTGCGCTTCGCCAAGAGCTTGACCTGTATGTATGCTTGCGTCCAGTTCGTTACTTCGACGGCGTGCCTTCCCCGGTTAAACGTCCTGAGCTGGTAGACATGGTTATCTTCCGTGAGAACACTGAAGATATCTACGCTGGTATCGAGTACCAAGAAGGTTCCGCAGAAGTGAAGAAAGTCATCTCGTTCCTGCAATCTGAAATGGGCGTTAACAAAATCCGCTTCCCAGAAACTTCGGGTATCGGCATTAAGCCAGTATCTGCAGAAGGTTCGAAACGTCTTGCACGTGCTGCGATTGAATACGCGCTGAAGCATGGCCGTAAATCGTTGACACTTGTTCATAAAGGCAACATCATGAAATTCACTGAAGGTGCATTCAAAACTTGGGGCTATGAAGTCGCTGAGCAAGAATTCGCTAATGAAACATTCACATGGGGTCAATACGATCGCATTAAAGAAGCAGAAGGTACTGACGCTGCAAACAAAGCACAAAAGAAGCAGAAGCAGCTGGCAAGCTTATCGTGAAAGACGCAATTGCGGATATCGCGCTTCAACAAGTTTTGACTCGTCCAACAGACTTCGACGTTATCGCTACGTTGAACCTGAACGGTGACTACCTGTCCGATGCACTGGCTGCACAAGTTGGCGGTATCGGTATTGCACCAGGAGCGAACATCAACTACTTGACTGGCCACGCAATCTTCGAAGCAACTCACGGTACTGCGCCTAAATACGCTGACCTTGACGTTGTAAACCCAGGCTCGGTTATCCTCTCCGGCGTTATGCTGCTTGAGCACCTTGGCTGGCAAGAAGCGGCTGATTCCATCTACAAAGGTCTGGAAACAGCTATTAACAACAAAACAGTTACGTATGACTTCGCTCGCCTGATGGAAGGCGCTACAGAAGTGAAATGCTCCGCATTCGCTGACGAAATCATCAAAAACCTATAGGGAGCGCTCCTATTTATTCCTTACGTTACAGACACACAATATAGAGTGGTACGTGCACCGCTTTCGCAAAAACCGCATAGCATCCGCTATTGCGGTTTTTGCTCGCTTTTAGCGTGTTGGAGCAGATAGGCCGCTTGAGGCGGCTGTGCTCGGCGCGAAGAGGAGCAATAGAGGCAGAGCTATAAAGATATTGCAATCGGGGAAACTAATCCTATGTCTATTAGGAGGTAGTGTACGATGGCGATTAAACGGAATAAAATTACGGTTGTAGGTGCGGGCTTTACCGGGGCGACGACGGCTTTAATGCTTGCGCAGAAAGAGCTTGGCGATGTCGTGCTAGTGGACATCCCGCAGCTTGAGAACCCGACTAAAGGCAAAGCGCTCGACATGATGGAGTCAACGCCTGTCCAAGGCATCGATTCTAAAATCATCGGAACATCCAGCTATGAAGATACGAAGGATTCTTCCGTAGTTATCATTACTGCGGGTATTGCGCGCAAGCCGGGTATGAGCCGCGATGACTTGGTAAACACCAATGCTGGCATCGTCAAATCAGTCTGCGAAAGCATTAAAGCGACAAGTCCGGATGCCTACATCATCATTCTCTCTAACCCGGTCGATGCGATGACATATGTTGCGTATCAGGCGCTAGGCTTTCCGAAGCACCGTGTCATTGGACAGTCAGGCGTTCTTGACACCGCACGTTATTGTACCTTCATTGCCGAGGAGCTGAATGTCTCGACTGAGGACGTTCGCGGCTTCGTGCTCGGCGGTCACGGCGACGATATGGTACCGCTCGTTCGTTATTCGAACGTCGGAGGCATTCCAATCGAGAAGCTTATACCGGCAGACCGGATTGAGGCCATCGTTCAGCGGACACGTGTCGGTGGCGGCGAGATTGTTAATTTGCTCGGCAACGGCAGTGCCTATTTCGCCCCTGCCGCTTCGCTTGTTCTGATGACAGAAGCAATACTCAAAGACAAGAAAAGAATACTGCCCGTAATCGCGCTGTTAGAAGGCGAGTACGGCTACAATAACTTGTTTATGGGCGTGCCTGTTATTCTTGGAGGCGACGGGATCGAGAAGATTTTCGAATTGGAGCTGTCAGCCGAAGAGAAGGAAGCGCTGGAGAAGTCGGCGAATTCGGTCCGCGGCGTCATCGCAATCGTCGACGGCGGAAGCAGCAAATAGAAGCAATAGAGCACGATAACCTCATGAAGCACATGAGACCCTGACTGCGTTCTACGTCAGGGTCTTCATTTTTGATCATGGAAGGAGGAACACGAGATGATACATGAAGAAGCGCTGCGTACGCTAAAGCAGGTGTATGGCTATGACAGCTTCCGTAAAGGTCAGAGCGACATCATTGCAGGCGTGCTGGAAGGGAAGGATACGCTCGCCATTCTGCCAACAGGCGGTGGTAAGTCCATCTGTTATCAGCTTCCCGCACTGCTGCTGCCTGGTACGACAATCGTCGTATCGCCGCTAATCTCGCTTATGAAAGACCAGGTGGATTCGCTTAATCGGCTTGGTGTATCGGCTGCCTATCTTAACAGCTCGCTTAGTGCAGAATCGTACCGTGAAGTGGTGCGTCAGACTGCGCAAGGCGTGTACAAGCTGTTATATGTCGCGCCGGAGCGGCTCGACAGCACGATGTTCGACTCCTTATCGAGTCAAATGCATATCCCGCTCATTGCGATTGATGAAGCGCACTGCGTATCGCAATGGGGCCATGATTTCCGCCCGAGCTACCGGCAGCTGGCAGGCTGGATCGGAAGACTCGAGAACCGTCCGCCTGTAGCGGCATTTACGGCAACGGCGACACCTGAGGTTTCCGAGGATATTGCGGCAATGCTGGGGCTGCGACAACCGAATATTTTCGTAACGGGGTTTGCGCGTACGAATCTTACATTATCGGTCGTGACAGGGACTGATAAAAGGAAGTTTCTGCGTGACTTCGTAAAGCAGCGTCCTGACCAATCCGGGATCGTGTATACCGCGACTCGCAAGGAAGCCGAAGAAGTGAGCGAGGATCTGATGAAGCTTGGCATCGCAACAGGCAAGTACCACGGCGGCTTGAACGATGAGGAGCGAGGGGACGCGCAGGAAAAGTTCCGGTTCGACGAATACCGGGTCATGGTGGCGACGAATGCGTTCGGCATGGGCATCGATAAGCCCAACGTACGTTATGTCATTCACTGGCAGATGCCAGGTGATGTGGAATCGTACTACCAGGAGGCCGGACGTGCTGGGCGAGACGGAGAAGAGAGTGATTGCGTCCTGCTGTTTGAGCCTCAGGATGTGCAGGTGCAGCGGTTTCTGATCGACCGCAGTACGACAGATCAAGAGCGTAAGACGATTCAGCTGAACAAGCTGTACACGATGATGCATTACAGCCGGTCGGAGAAGTGTCTGCTGCAATATATCGTGCGGTATTTCGGTGAAGCGGATGTGCCGGAATGCGGCAAATGCAGCAACTGTCTCGATCAGAGCGCGATGATTGACACGACGGAGGATGCTCGCAAAGCGTTATCCTGCGTCGGTCGGATGAAGGGCCGCTTCGGCATATCGTTGGCCGCGAAAGTGCTCAAGGGCTCGCGAGAGAAGCGAATTCTCGAGTTCGGGCTCGATAGGCTATCGACTTATGGTCTCATGCGCAGCTGGGCGGAGAAGGAGATTACCGACCTGCTCTATTATCTTGTCGCGGAAGGTTATCTACGGATTAGTGAAGGGGAATATCCAACGGTGTCACTGACAGCGGAGGCGCTGCCCGTATTAGAAGGCAAGGTGAGCGTACACCGCCGGCAGAGCGCTGCAGCCAAGCGAAGAGAAACAGCGGGAACGAATGTATCAGCCGCGAATACGCCGCTGTTCGAAGCGCTGCGAGAATGGCGCCGCGTAACGGCCGCAAGAGAGAGCGTCCCGCCGTTCATGCTGTTCTTCGATGCGGCGCTGCGTGAAATTGCCGGCAGGCAGCCGATTACGACCGAGCAGCTGCTTGGTGTGAAAGGTGTCGGCGAGGCGAAGGCGCGCAAATATGGCAGTGATGTCATAGCAATTGTACGTGATTTCAAAGAAGGTACGACGGCTTTAGGAGCAGCTTCATTGGCGGGTGGGGACTCGCCGCTGCAGACAACAGAATCCGCACAAGCGAGTAGAGCGGCGGCTGTACCGAAGACGCAGGTGCAAGTTAGTCAGGAGGATGCCGCAGAGCTGGCGGAGCTTGAGAGCCTGCCGAGTCATATGCAGACACTCACCTTGATTGGCAGAGGCAAGTCGCTTGCTGATATTGCAGCCATACGCGGCATGAGTCGTATGACGATCGAGAACCATCTGCTGCGCTGCGCTCAGGAAGGCGAGGAGTTAGACTGGACCATGTTCATCCCCGAGCAGTATGAGTCGCTCATCGTGGAGACGATTCTGCAGATCGGAAGCGATAAGCTGAAGCCGATCAAAGAGGCGCTTCCGGAGGATGTCGATTATTTTGCTATAAAGGCGGTTATGGTTAAGCATCAGTTGTCCCCTTCATACGAATAAAGCTGCTTTTTTGTATTGGAGCGTGCGTTTTAGTATAATTGAAAGGATAATACATTATTGCGGATGATGAAGTTAGCTAATGTATCATGTATCGAACCTTTGAGGAGGAAGTAAAGCATGTATGATTTTATGTTATTTTTGCACGTAATCGGTGCGACTGGGATGGGGTTTTATATCGTATTGCCGCTGATGGCAAGCCGCGCTTCCAAGCTTGACGGCTCTGGACAAGCTGGACTTGCCGAAGGGCTCGTATCTGCCAATCGGATTGCCCAATATTTCCTTGTTCTGCAGCTGCTGACTGGCGGCTACTTGATGTCGCAAAATGATTACAAAGTGATCTGGATGATCATCGTAACGCTGCTCTTCCTAGCAATCGCAGCGCTTGGCGGTATCGTAACCAAGCCTCTGAAACGTATTGTTACCGCTATTCAAAGCAGCGAGAGCGCATCGGCTCACATTGCCAAAGCGCGTGTGCTGAGCATGCTCATTCTTGTCATTTATCTTGTTATTCTTTATTTCATGAAATATCCGATCAGATAAACTTCTAACCTGCCCGTAAGTCTATTTGGAGGGGAAACCATGACGAAGACAGCGCCGGATTTATTAACATTTGGCGAGACAATGGCTCTATTCATGCCACCGGATCATCGATCGATAGAAGGGGCGGCAATGCTGGAGCAGAGCTACGGCGGCGCAGAGAGCAATGTCGCAATCGGCGTAGCGAGGCTTGGCGAATCTGTTGGCTGGTTCGGCGCGCT
This window harbors:
- the recQ gene encoding DNA helicase RecQ; protein product: MIHEEALRTLKQVYGYDSFRKGQSDIIAGVLEGKDTLAILPTGGGKSICYQLPALLLPGTTIVVSPLISLMKDQVDSLNRLGVSAAYLNSSLSAESYREVVRQTAQGVYKLLYVAPERLDSTMFDSLSSQMHIPLIAIDEAHCVSQWGHDFRPSYRQLAGWIGRLENRPPVAAFTATATPEVSEDIAAMLGLRQPNIFVTGFARTNLTLSVVTGTDKRKFLRDFVKQRPDQSGIVYTATRKEAEEVSEDLMKLGIATGKYHGGLNDEERGDAQEKFRFDEYRVMVATNAFGMGIDKPNVRYVIHWQMPGDVESYYQEAGRAGRDGEESDCVLLFEPQDVQVQRFLIDRSTTDQERKTIQLNKLYTMMHYSRSEKCLLQYIVRYFGEADVPECGKCSNCLDQSAMIDTTEDARKALSCVGRMKGRFGISLAAKVLKGSREKRILEFGLDRLSTYGLMRSWAEKEITDLLYYLVAEGYLRISEGEYPTVSLTAEALPVLEGKVSVHRRQSAAAKRRETAGTNVSAANTPLFEALREWRRVTAARESVPPFMLFFDAALREIAGRQPITTEQLLGVKGVGEAKARKYGSDVIAIVRDFKEGTTALGAASLAGGDSPLQTTESAQASRAAAVPKTQVQVSQEDAAELAELESLPSHMQTLTLIGRGKSLADIAAIRGMSRMTIENHLLRCAQEGEELDWTMFIPEQYESLIVETILQIGSDKLKPIKEALPEDVDYFAIKAVMVKHQLSPSYE
- the mdh gene encoding malate dehydrogenase, translated to MAIKRNKITVVGAGFTGATTALMLAQKELGDVVLVDIPQLENPTKGKALDMMESTPVQGIDSKIIGTSSYEDTKDSSVVIITAGIARKPGMSRDDLVNTNAGIVKSVCESIKATSPDAYIIILSNPVDAMTYVAYQALGFPKHRVIGQSGVLDTARYCTFIAEELNVSTEDVRGFVLGGHGDDMVPLVRYSNVGGIPIEKLIPADRIEAIVQRTRVGGGEIVNLLGNGSAYFAPAASLVLMTEAILKDKKRILPVIALLEGEYGYNNLFMGVPVILGGDGIEKIFELELSAEEKEALEKSANSVRGVIAIVDGGSSK